In Spirosoma aureum, a single genomic region encodes these proteins:
- the nuoK gene encoding NADH-quinone oxidoreductase subunit NuoK translates to MEPVDSHLFLIVGAALFAIGLAVVLLKRHAIVVLMGIELMLNAVNINLVAFSQYDPDRLQGQMLSLFVMVVAAAESAVALAIVLQVYRHFRTAQLDELNEMKN, encoded by the coding sequence TTGGAACCCGTCGATAGCCATTTGTTTCTGATTGTCGGAGCCGCTTTGTTTGCCATCGGACTCGCCGTTGTGTTGCTCAAACGACACGCTATCGTCGTGCTGATGGGTATCGAACTGATGCTTAATGCCGTCAATATCAATCTGGTTGCCTTCAGTCAGTACGACCCCGACCGATTGCAGGGGCAGATGCTGAGCCTGTTTGTCATGGTAGTGGCGGCTGCCGAATCGGCGGTGGCACTGGCAATCGTGTTGCAGGTTTATCGGCATTTTCGCACGGCTCAGCTCGATGAGTTGAATGAAATGAAGAACTAG
- a CDS encoding hydroxypyruvate isomerase family protein, with translation MTTRRTALKTLTGSALALSLTDSLATSMTQSDAAAPMLKGRINHSVCRWCYSKIPLDDLCKAAKEMGITSIDLTGPNEWPVLKKHGLTSALPQGAGKGIPDGFNDPKFHDELVASYEAIFPKLKEAGLNTVICFSGNRRGMSNEQGLENCAVGLKRLMPSAEKHGITMIMELLNSKVDHKDYMCDHTAWGVDLCKRVGSDNFKLLYDIYHMQIMEGDIIRTIREHSKYIGHYHTGGNPGRNEIDETQELYYPAIMKAIVDTGFKGYVAQEFIPKRDPLTSLKEAVLLCDV, from the coding sequence CTGGTAGCGCACTGGCGCTGTCGTTGACCGATTCTTTAGCTACTTCTATGACTCAATCCGACGCTGCGGCTCCCATGCTGAAGGGCCGTATTAACCACTCGGTTTGCCGGTGGTGTTATAGCAAAATCCCGCTGGATGATCTTTGCAAAGCGGCTAAAGAGATGGGGATCACATCCATCGACCTGACCGGACCTAATGAATGGCCCGTATTGAAAAAACACGGCCTGACATCGGCGTTGCCGCAGGGAGCAGGAAAGGGTATTCCTGATGGATTTAACGATCCTAAATTCCACGACGAGCTGGTAGCCAGTTATGAGGCTATTTTTCCCAAGCTTAAAGAAGCAGGATTAAACACTGTGATTTGTTTTTCAGGAAATCGCCGGGGCATGAGCAACGAACAGGGCCTCGAGAACTGCGCGGTGGGCCTGAAACGCCTGATGCCAAGTGCTGAGAAACATGGTATTACCATGATCATGGAACTGCTCAACAGTAAAGTCGATCATAAAGATTACATGTGTGATCATACCGCCTGGGGCGTAGATCTGTGTAAACGCGTCGGTTCCGATAATTTCAAGTTGCTGTACGATATTTACCATATGCAGATCATGGAGGGCGACATCATTCGTACCATCCGTGAGCATAGTAAATACATTGGTCATTATCACACGGGCGGCAATCCTGGCCGAAATGAGATCGATGAAACGCAGGAGCTTTACTATCCGGCAATTATGAAGGCCATCGTGGATACAGGGTTCAAGGGCTATGTAGCCCAGGAGTTTATTCCGAAACGCGATCCGCTAACGAGCCTGAAAGAGGCCGTTCTGCTGTGTGATGTGTAG
- a CDS encoding 2OG-Fe(II) oxygenase yields MNSLFEPIIDGILAEGYGIVDNFLTANEVSALAKRLHERREAGQFRAAGIGNQQRTVENTIRGDEILWLEEASATPEETMFLQRIGEFVEYVNRTCYLGLRDYEFHYALYPPGTFYKRHLDQFRSDSRRRLSVICYLNTDWQETDGGQLALFLPESDGSTEHELTIQPIGGRLVCFESGRLEHEVRPAGRERLSVTGWLKTA; encoded by the coding sequence ATGAATTCTCTATTTGAACCGATTATCGATGGTATTCTGGCTGAAGGTTACGGCATTGTCGATAATTTTTTGACGGCTAACGAAGTATCAGCCCTGGCGAAACGACTTCATGAGCGCAGGGAAGCTGGCCAATTCAGAGCGGCTGGAATTGGAAATCAACAGAGAACAGTTGAAAACACGATCCGGGGCGATGAGATTCTGTGGCTCGAAGAAGCTTCGGCTACACCGGAAGAAACCATGTTTCTCCAGCGTATCGGCGAGTTTGTGGAGTATGTAAATCGGACCTGCTACCTTGGCCTGCGCGATTACGAATTCCATTATGCACTCTATCCTCCCGGCACTTTCTATAAGCGTCACCTTGACCAGTTCCGGAGCGATTCGCGCCGACGACTCTCTGTAATCTGCTACCTGAATACCGACTGGCAGGAAACAGACGGTGGGCAGCTGGCTTTATTTCTCCCTGAATCAGATGGCTCTACCGAGCACGAACTAACCATTCAGCCCATTGGCGGGCGGCTGGTCTGTTTTGAAAGTGGTCGGCTCGAACACGAGGTCCGGCCTGCCGGTCGCGAGCGGCTAAGTGTAACGGGTTGGT